The following is a genomic window from Neodiprion pinetum isolate iyNeoPine1 chromosome 3, iyNeoPine1.2, whole genome shotgun sequence.
ACAGTATCGCGGTTGTATCCCGCCAACTCTAATAttgcatttattattttagtaAATGTTGGCAGACTATCGGTACATTAACCTTTTgtaaaagtaattaaaaacatcctgaatgccaattagcatttttctaagcgaGCTGAGCCTGCAGTTGATCAATACTTGTTGGCTgttaaaagattgaaaatgatataGAATGTAAAATGCAATTtgattacgttacgttatgccagactttggaatttcatcaatttaacCATAacgtgaataattgaatatgttcAAACCTCAGGTGAACCCACCACTTAAACGGCATCATCAGTAAATTCAATCGTAGATTATTACATCAGTTACGAAACACAATTCGATCTCGCGAGTGCCGAGTAAGTCATGGTTACTtgtcgcgatgctcattccacttttagcaacgtgtaaaatttctaACTTGAAGTAAGCTACGCTAAGTTGCATtgcgaaaaataatgattcgACTGAGAGTCAAGCACGTTGCGATCGTGAATGAGCCTATCCATGCAGctaagaaatcgaagatttgtgtaacaattgttaccggCACGCCACGTGACAAAGGAATCCCAGGGAAATACCCATAACCTAACAcatgcaaactcaccaacgtTGCCGAGAAATGGAAAAGTTACTCGGAAGTCTCTGcttaaatctgtaaaaaacaaaacagaacagttgaattaatttaacaaattgGTTTTTCAGtttgcaaattaattattaccgtTTAGTTTCGTATCCATTGCATGTTATGCAAGAACAAAACTTCGGTCTTACATGTACCTCCGTGaattatcaatcaataattaaaataagtatCGTTACCTTGACTCTGGGCTGCACTACACTTTTGCACGTAGTAGTTCCTGTAGCATCTCAGGTGTATTGGTGAAGCGACGCACTTTTCACATAATTCACATCTTCACCAATCTCTTATAATCCAAAAATCCGCATTGCAATAACACTCGATTCTACACTCACTTTTCGTGCTGTAGCTATCTGTTTCAAACGACTGAATAAACTTGCTAACAATGCAACTGTGCATTTGCCGAAAATCAgccacaaaaataataatattgacacTCGACGCACAGAGACAGAAATAGACATCACTGAATTCTGAAGTtacacaaaaaaatgaaaactcgaGACACGAAATTCACCTTCAACGTTCGCAgcatgtttttatttcagtcaCTCGGTTCTTCTACAGGCTACACGCTGCTTCTCGTGAATTATACACAGACGAGTATCGTGGAAATACACTGATCGACCGACGCGACGTGACATAACCTAATCAACGCGATCTGATTGTGAATTGCTGCTGAATGCACGTGATTTCGCTCCGATTGCTCGGAAACGACTGATGTCGCACGGCGCTCAGAAGAGATTTACATCAGTTTTCTGAAGGACGGAAGATAATAATTCTCCCGTCTTCTCTGTCGCTCTACCCACGGAGCGGAGGGTCACGAGAGGGGAAAAACAGCTAGGCGGAAATCTATAGATATATTTCGATTGACAGAGGTATCGTAGATAATTGATGAGaatttgattataaaaaatctAGAAATCCATGTTTATGTGATATCAGTCGTTAGCTTCTGATATCTTATGTATAGTATTATTACACAATTGTATCCTCTGGCTTATGTTATTATTAGGGATTACcggaaaagtgctgaaattcTAGGTAAAATAGTGATGACTTTATCGGGAATACATAATGTCAAACTCGAAATTCCTAACAATCATCACGGACACTGCCACAGATCTATAATAAAGCGGACAGATAAGGGCAATTATAATTTGGGCTACTTGCTAATAAATTTCTGAACAATCATGTGTTTGCGGGTCTGCGGACAGAGTCACAATACATCCAGTTAATATAagtagaagtaaaaaaaaacgaaccgtGATCATCTttaagattattttttattatatacttcTGCGATAATGGTTCCGAGGTTCTTCGGGGTTTGTTACAGCATGGGCTCGCACATTAGTAACAATCGAGTGTTACcatatttccaaaaaaatatttacaattagtgtTTTTGTGTAGACTTTTATCCcgtaaaatatagaaattcgtaaatcaataaataaacaaataaattcacaattcAGTTTGTGTTTTACGAGTAGTGAACTAGTTCCGACGAGTGGCTGTTGAACTCTAGGGTTGAACTGAACCTTAAACTGGACAGTTTCGTCGTCTAGGCGTATCTAATTGCACGTCGCTACCTATAATACTGTCTAATTCTCTACGCAGCGAATGGACGGTCGGAAAAAGAATTAGTATCAAACGGCAAAACTAGTTTAAATTGATATCAATTACTGTTGAGTGTAAAATTGTTATTCGTAGAAAGTTGATTCTGAGACTTGATGAATGTTGGGATCGCTACTTTCAGAGTCATTGGAActtggagaaaaaaagggatCGAACTTGATGAAGAATGAGTTATAAATTGACTTGTTGGAACATGGAATAAAAGCATATTTGTGAGAGGTGGAATACATCAATATGTATACTTGTAGAGAACGTTGATGAAAATATAGGCATATCCTCAGTCAGCGATTAATGTCGTATCTAATAAACGTACATTCCTGCTGCGCGCGATATTTTCTTTGTCGTCTATTAAGTTTGTGTAGTTAAATTTCTCTGTATTCTTACtcgtttgtaaaatatttgcgtCAGAAATAacagaccgaaaatttttttattttttttcaaatattttttttgttttcatatttgTTAAACTTGTTTCAGACAGATGTTTCCAAGTTGTCCAACCTTGTCATGGACATAATTATTAAATGTTGATATTGATATTGATAACGGACTCTTCCGACCTGTACAAATTCATAAAGAACAGCATATCTAAGCTTGTTTGTTTgggattgaaattgaaagtaaaactgcaaatttacagaaaaaaagaaagaaacttcGCTCGttgtgatttttattatattttgataTAACTGCGATGAATAATGTTCGCGGAAAATATGCACTTTCAGCAAATGGAGAACATTGGAGAAAAAGTGTTCAAAGACGAGATAAATTACCCAGAACTTTTCCTGATTTTACAGTTAAGAATTGTCATCACACATTAAATATGTACTAACCAGCAATaagtacaataaataattttaactcGGTTAAATTTACACCAAGTACGTGACAGCTTTCCTGACTCGAACGCAAGATCAAATATTATCCGGTcagatatataaaaaaaaaaaaagtaacattCAAACGTTctgattttattgaaaaataaattcctcCGGGCCTCTAAATTTTGATTGTATAATCAAATCGATCGATTCGTTTTCCTCGACCGAAATAAACGACCATGTCGTTCGTAAGCGACGGTGAAATCCGGTCCCTCGTGATTATTGCAGTGCTACCGGCAGATCAGTAGACAGTTGCGCGGTTGTTTCAGTTGTTTGAGGACGAGATGGGATATATTATTTTAGTATCGGGTTTAAACAAAAGGTTCTTCACGCTGTTTATTTAACTTGTACGTCTATCCGACTCGCGTTCATCCTCCGCAAGATTACATCCTTCTCTTGTCCCTCGCCGCCGACCTCACTTTCATTTTCCTCCCTTCTTTTCCCTTCCATTCTCCCTCAAATTTCCCCTTACACACTTCCGGATACATGCCGCAGTAATGACTTTGACTCCTTCTTTTTCATCGCTTTCCAAATAGCGTAGATACAGAACGATTATTTCAAACGCAACGAATCAATCAGGTTACGCTTGCATTATGCTTACCACGGATTTacagtttattatttataaattgtttattttattcgacTAGCTGCGGCATTCTTTGGTTTTACAttcgtaaatataatattaaaattaattactttAATAATAACGATAGTTATTCATTAATAAATAAGGCACGCtggaataaatataatctAAGTGTAAAAATCTTCATCACGTCAATTAGTcgtactaataataataataataataataatagtcatagtaataataatctttATACGCATATACGAAATTTACTTCGTTGAATTACGaatctatatattttcatctctGAAAGCCTCTAATTTTACTGTATATGATGTACCTACGATATCACTATTGcttagaattattttttcaaaatttccattaaatcatttgaaattggaaattgaattttaccaccaatttcaaaaaatttccaaagaCTTTTGTAACGGTACTATGTTTAAATCTATCCAAACTCCTATTTCCTcgttttcgtgaaaatttagaatataCGCACCGTAATAATACGAAACTTTGGTAATTCTTCTGTCATGATGAGAGTGTGTTGAAAAGTAAGTGCTTAACAGATTGATAAATACGAGAAGTGCTCGAGATTCTCGTGACACTAAAAAAGTATCTAATAAGTGCAACGTTATATGTATGCTCACCAATGATACGATTAACCCAGGAAAACATCGATGGAGTAAAAATCATCTGCTATCATAGTTTTTCATTAATTGAacgacataatttttttttttttttcggctgGGTCTTCTCATTATATtctgttttactttttttcacacaataataatttagaGAAATTCCATCATCAGAACTGTGTGACAAATCGAATAAAACGAAATGCTGTTTTTGCTTTgattttaacaaaataaagtgATCTTATCAACTAGTTCAATAGTAAGGAAGCTGTGGTTCGTGATTATGACGAACGTGAATGGGCTGGTGATtatgatgatggtgatgattATGCACGTTTGGCTGAACGTCCAGCGGCGATTGCTGGTTTCGGTATTGCCCTCCTGGCGATGAAGAAGTCGATGATGATCCTGACGTGCAGTTATTGTTCATCAACATCGGAGCCCCCGTTCCTTGGATTGCGAAAGGCCACGACTGCGAAATGAATTAAAGTTTTTAATCATTTAAATATTGACAGTTCTTGCGAattctggtgaaaatttttatccagaAATCGTTTGTTAATCAAACAAAAACACTCTCAGAGATTATGCTGAGGATAGAATTAATCTTTGAGAAATTTCTTTAACAACGTCTCTGTTACTGTttcatgagaaaaataaattcactttTTTAATTCTGCAAGTTCATTTACCCTAATACCGTTGTTGAGATTTCAACGTATCGAGTTTGTTTACAGGTAAAACATTTTCAGGCAAATTCACAGATTTTGCATcaagtttattaattttcaaaaaaaagatCTTCGGTTACGAtagtaattgaaattacttgaaTAAGAATAGTTTTAGAACATTTTATAGAAGTTCCGGAATTCTTTCAGGATATCGCCAAGCATTGGAAAcctaaaaatagattttcagGAAATGGTAGTCCACAAGTTTAAGTAATATTCGATTCTCACAAAATTGAGAAGGCGTTCTAAAGAACGGTCCAAATTAGTTGCGGAAAAGTCGGGTAATTTATCAGGACATTGCAGTAgaagtttttttaaaaaatacgttcATTAATACTTGTTAATCGAACGATTTTAGATAATTGCATAGTTGCAGATGAAGTTTCACGAAGTCAGGAATTATCAGGCAATGATGAATTGAATTTCTGACCAGCGCTTGTAAAacatttttgcgaaaaactagttcattaaaaatattaattatcagTGGTTCTTGTACGTCAATTCAATCTCAGTAGACTGTTTCGAAAAGAAGCCGCTCACGGTAATTCAGAAGAATTTTTCCACCTCTCAAATAACGAAGGATAAAGAATAGATGAGGAAAAGCGGTAACCTCGGTAATAAGTTAAAAACGTATTTTGGAGGAAAATGGATTAAAAAATGGGGGGAAAAACGAAGCGCGTTAAATAAGATGCGTGTAAAATGTGCTGCATCGCGTCTTGCGGGGCAGTAAAGAACCGAAAGTCGAACAACGGAACTATCTTGAAATTAATGGGCCGAGGGAGTGACGCTGTGATCTGGTCCACCTGGACAGACGTAAACAGGGAATGCCTCGGTGATGGCTGCCGCACATTGCGCCTACGTCGCGACGCCGATTGGAGCCACCTGGTTGCTCTCCTCGCAGTAGCTCCTGGTGCTCGGAACCAATCTCTGAGCTACAGACGAGCTCGCACTCACTGAATTCCCGAACAACTCACttgcaattcttttttttttttttttttttgttctcgcGGTTTTCGCCATCATGCCAAAGAATGCGTGTTTCGCGGATATGCAAAAATAAAGTGGGGGAGTAGGAggagattagaaaaatacgcgGCGGCCATATAAAAGTTTGAGGAAAGTAAACGGAGGAGTATTTTTCgtcaaataactttttttctctcttaatacactcgtattttttttaggACGCTTTGAACCGAATCGCATTGGCAATTTGTACGTGCAGATGTGATCCACGTCTTGTGTACGAAGCgattaatttttgttacaaGGAATTGTATCAAATTGAATTAGTTGTATATGATATATTAATTTTGACAGTTAAATCTCACGATATTTATGCAGCTACGTTCTTTCAGGGTATTGGGGTAAATTTCATAACGTTGCACAGACAGCTGGAAATACGTCACTTTTTGCGAGATAAAAGTAACATTAtctataaatattgaattcgTTATACTTCAAAGACAGGCAGAATATATTCCAATTTctatttgtcaattttttattatgaaGAATTAGTGAAATTATTGCAAATGTTAAAGCTGATAAAAGATTAACACGAATCAGTAGAGTAATTTTGCATTCAATAGaataatttcaagtttcaTAATTTATGTCGAAATTCTAAGTTGAAGATGTTTACATCTAATTTTAATCAGAAGCTCTCATCATCAGATAATaattcttaataataataattctttgcACGATCTCAATTATCCATGTTTCTACGAATATAATTCTGCCAATTTTCGAGTATCTAATTTAGTAGAATTAAGTATCTTctatataaaaattcaaatttatgcaTCTTGGACCGTGATGtggaaattttactttttagtCTTTTACTTTTTAGGAACGAGATATCGTTAATTGAATATTCGGAGATATTCCATGCACCGTAGACGCCGCGATAAATGCTCAGGTGGCAAAGGTTCGAATgagaaaatcaaatgaaaactgttaaaaatatgtgttgaaaaatgattcgtAATATCGTGAATTAATAAAATCGAAGTAATCgctgaaaatcaatttctgtAATTCTTCATTTGTGAATTATATCTTTAACGGATAGAAGTGATTCATTCGGAAATGAACATTCACTGTACGACGCTTGAGAAATGAACTGGTAGATATTAATCGAATACTCAGAATCTTCCagctttttctcaaatatGTTTGGAAAAAGGCATGAATCCTAAAAAGAAATACTCTTCAATGTgatcttgaataaaaaatcaacctGCATGAAAATTCTGGAGAAATATCTAATGAGTTGATATATAAACCACGCATTCATCCGAAGAGAACCCGTTTTCTCAACtctattcgtttacgaatgaTGCAAGATGAACAATTTCATGAAAGAAACTTCAGGAATATGCGAAGTAAgcatgttcaaattttttgtctatattattttatcaggTAAATCATCTTCGGCGCCGATATTACACAAATATGTATGTTCGTTAAGTAATATTTCAATGACAAAGAgaaatcaattttggaataattaGTCTGAGATCCGTTCTGAAATGGCACTGTTTAGATTAAAACAAAATACGGGTGAAGAAATTATTCGTAATCTATTACCAGTACTCGAGATATCTAgtagaaaatttataatcaatttttcaatccaaCAGATAACTTAATTGCGATAAAATAGACAGTTCTCACTTCATCGGAATAAAATTTAGTCCATCTTCGTTCCGTATcggtatttatatttaaatgtgATCATACATAATAAGTTCAGAATCCAACAAGCATTTTCTCGCTgcggtagaaatttttttttaaacatcgggatataattcaattcgaataGAACGGTCTATAACAATAAATAGGTTTGCTTTAtaaaagtgtgaaaaatatttcttggaATGCTCATCATccaaaacaaataatattgaaaatcatgaACTTGCAGattgaaatttggattttattggctgtataaaaaaaaaaagttatcgagttgaaaataatcgaaattaaaattgtgttcattctggtaaaaataaaactgtacAAGCTCGACTTAACATCCCAGATAAATTATCGTCTATCATAAATtcatgtaaaacaaaaaacaggaactgatttatttaaaacgaGGATCGGCGGGTGTGATTTTTGAACTTATCGACAAACTTTTCAGGGAAAATTTCCACCTAAGATAATCGTATCAAATTCTCTAGCTCACCAATGCGAGTGACAGCGATCTGGTGGTTTCCGGATGTGATTCGCCCTCGTCCCGAAGAACAGCGCGAAGGTGGGCGATGTAAGTAGCGGCGAGCCTAAGGGTGTCCAGTTTGCTGAGTTTCGTGTCGGCCGGAACCCAAGGAAGGGTTGTTTTCAGCCTGCAAAAAGCCTTGCTGAGAACTCGCATCCTTGCCCGTTCCCTTGCGTTGGCCGCGTTCCTCGGCGCTCTCACGCCTTCCATAGCATCCTGAATGTGATCCCTGCTGCTTCCTCCGCCGTACTTTTCTTCCGAACAAAAATCTTCGTCCTCGATGTCCTGCAGCGAAGCCGTCGAGGCGCGTCGTTTTCGAGGCATCCCGATCAGTGTCCAGAatttttcccctcttttttcttcttatttcccATAAAATGTATACACGGTTTTTGTtacacaaaaaatttatcggtATGAAATTGGTATGAAACTgtgttattttttcctttctcctTGAATACGTCACGTTGCGTGCGAAATTTTTGAACGATTCTTAAAATCTTCTTTATCACCTTCTGAATTGTACTCCGACACTTTTACGAGTAAATACTCATCCCTGGGATcgaaatgtaaaatatattcagttaCTCGGTTGCTGTTCGTTTGCTGATTGTCTTTTCGAATCGACGTACGATTGGGACATAATTTTACGGAATATTTGTTTTCGATAAGATCGAAAGTTTAACgacaaatttgtaaatatcGCATCGTATCATAGCTGAGTTAACTTGGTTTGTGCATGATTATACGTATGGTATTCAAATGATTACCTCAGAAACACCATGACTATAATATAAACGTGAAAAGCTTTTTACAAAATTGCGAGAAAATACGCAACTGTAAAAGTAATTGCTACGGATCGCTGTCACTGTAATCGTAAAACTAATTGTCGATCAATTTCAGTCTCTCATATTTCCacttttcattatattattaatttaccaCTGCTTACCCGACTTACGTTACTTACAGAGATACTTCGGATGTGAATTTTAGCAATTGTGATTGTGTTGACGTAAATGCAtcgaaattttcgacaaatgcTCATGCGCTAGAAAATTCTCGGTCGAAAGGCTTACAGAGGTCTCAATTAtagaattcaaataaaaagtCTATTAATCCgtgtaacaatattattaGACAACAGAGCAAccttatttaaaaaatcgtaactAGTCTACTTCTGCATTATAATCCGCCGCACGTGAATCGCTGAATATTAGTAAATTAAAAGGGAATCTTCGTCCATTCCACCGATTTTATTCCATGATTCGCAACACGCAGTTTTTCCTTGAACCATTTTAATCTAAAATATGAATCCGTCCTGtcaattgtgtaaaaaatatcgattaaACTAACGAATTCCGAAACTGCGATTTTCTAGCCCTACtgcacactgagaaaaatttcattcgttacagtaactagaaaaattcagtaaaacagatatcgttaaaaaaactgtttgaatatttgtggaattacaaaaaacgaggcacgcgtaaccattttgcgctattgtcgatccttccttggtaattgcaacgcaaaatcagttaacatcaatttattgttgcacaagcatt
Proteins encoded in this region:
- the HLH54F gene encoding transcription factor 23; the protein is MPRKRRASTASLQDIEDEDFCSEEKYGGGSSRDHIQDAMEGVRAPRNAANARERARMRVLSKAFCRLKTTLPWVPADTKLSKLDTLRLAATYIAHLRAVLRDEGESHPETTRSLSLALSWPFAIQGTGAPMLMNNNCTSGSSSTSSSPGGQYRNQQSPLDVQPNVHNHHHHHNHQPIHVRHNHEPQLPYY